A stretch of Sphingorhabdus sp. YGSMI21 DNA encodes these proteins:
- a CDS encoding NADP-dependent isocitrate dehydrogenase, with product MSKIKVKNPVVEIDGDEMTRIIWQWIRERLIEPYLDIDLHYYDLSIEVRDDTNDKITVDAANAIKKHGVGVKCATITPDEDRVEEFGLKRMWKSPNGTIRNILGGVVFREPIVIDNVPRLVPGWTDPIVVGRHAFGDQYRCTDFKVPGPGKLRLVFDGDDGTKIDEEVFQFPSPGIAMAMYNLDDSIRDFARASMNYGLNREWPVYLSTKNTIMKAYDGRFKDLFEEIFQEEFKDKFDKAGITYEHRLIDDMVASALKWSGKFVWACKNYDGDVQSDTVAQGFGSLGLMTSVLMTPTGDCVEAEAAHGTVTRHYRQHQQGKATSTNPIASIFAWTRGLIYRGKFDDTPDVTRFAETLERVCIQTVENGDMTKDLAILIGPDQSWMTTEQFFEAVRSNLEAEMENWQKS from the coding sequence ATGTCGAAAATTAAGGTCAAAAACCCGGTCGTCGAAATTGACGGCGATGAAATGACGCGGATCATCTGGCAGTGGATTCGCGAGCGGTTGATCGAACCTTATCTCGACATCGATCTGCATTATTATGATCTTTCGATCGAAGTGCGCGACGACACCAATGACAAGATTACCGTCGATGCGGCCAACGCGATCAAGAAGCACGGCGTCGGCGTCAAATGCGCGACCATCACGCCAGACGAAGACCGGGTCGAGGAATTCGGCCTCAAGCGGATGTGGAAATCGCCGAACGGCACCATTCGGAACATTCTGGGCGGCGTCGTCTTCCGCGAGCCGATCGTGATCGACAATGTCCCGCGGCTGGTGCCGGGCTGGACCGATCCTATCGTTGTCGGCCGTCATGCCTTTGGCGACCAGTATCGCTGCACCGACTTCAAGGTGCCCGGACCAGGCAAGTTGCGGCTGGTCTTCGACGGCGATGATGGCACGAAAATTGACGAAGAAGTATTTCAGTTCCCGTCTCCCGGCATTGCCATGGCGATGTACAATCTGGACGACTCGATTCGCGATTTTGCCCGCGCTTCGATGAACTATGGCCTGAACCGCGAATGGCCGGTCTATCTGTCGACCAAGAACACGATCATGAAAGCCTATGATGGCCGGTTCAAGGATCTGTTCGAGGAAATCTTCCAGGAAGAATTCAAGGACAAGTTTGACAAGGCCGGCATCACCTACGAACATCGTCTGATTGATGACATGGTCGCTTCCGCGCTGAAGTGGAGCGGCAAATTTGTCTGGGCCTGTAAGAACTATGACGGCGACGTCCAGTCGGACACCGTCGCGCAGGGCTTCGGTTCGCTCGGCCTGATGACCTCGGTTTTGATGACCCCGACCGGCGACTGCGTTGAAGCAGAAGCCGCGCATGGCACGGTTACCCGCCACTATCGCCAGCATCAGCAAGGCAAGGCGACATCGACCAACCCGATTGCTTCGATCTTCGCCTGGACCCGCGGTCTGATCTATCGCGGCAAATTTGATGATACGCCGGATGTGACGCGCTTTGCCGAAACGCTGGAACGCGTCTGCATCCAGACCGTCGAAAACGGCGACATGACCAAGGACCTCGCGATTCTTATCGGACCCGACCAGTCTTGGATGACGACCGAGCAGTTTTTCGAAGCGGTTCGCTCCAATCTCGAAGCAGAAATGGAAAACTGGCAGAAGTCATAA